Genomic segment of Dromaius novaehollandiae isolate bDroNov1 chromosome 6, bDroNov1.hap1, whole genome shotgun sequence:
aaaagtactatTAAAATAATTCAACATTGTCCTGCTAATAAActttaaactctttttaaaaACCATACTGACATCAGctatatattgttttatttttccaagtgCATGATCACAAGTGAACCCATGGGATGTTGATGATTATCATCATATTCTAACTTTTAAACAAGCAGTAAATGCTTAAGAATAAATAGGATCTTTTCTACTCTTCTTTAGTATATGTATGGAGTGAATTCCTTCCTATGCGTCACTTCCATCTCCATGAAACAGTTTCTAGGTGTTTGCAGGGTTTTTGATCAGACTGAACATCCTGAAATTATACATCTCTCCTAGCAATAGCTGTGCCACTTTTGCCTTAGGCTTCTGAGAATAAGCTGTTTGAAAACTAAGTGGCTGCTGTCTTTAACATGATAATATATGGGATAAATGTCTGTAACTCTTGTAAGGGGAAATGCTTTGTTGCAATGTACAGTTTGTGCAGCCACTGTGAGTGATGGCTAAGAGTGAAATCTTCCTGTTTGTGAATAGTGTAAGCATCATGTCAGTACTATGGCAAATAATGCCAGCTTCTTCCTTTTCAAACCTGCTCCTCAGATGAAGCAGcagcttcatttctgttttttgttgtttggttccAGACAATGTTAAGTGCCTAAGTTAGGAGACTAGCAGTCATACTATCACTGTAGCAAGTAGAAATGTAAATTGCTCTGCGGAGGTGCCTCTCTTCAACAGTTACGGAGGTAGCCTAGGGCAAGCCAGCTCCTAAAGTAAGTACCTCAATAAAGTGTCTGCAATTAGAGGGGACAGACTCATGCTCTGGGGTTGCATTGTCTAAGGGGAACTGACTGGGTGCTGTGCAATCAGGCTGCTGCGCTGCACATGCTTGATGCagttgttttcatctttttttattttttttaaatgtatcaaaTGTTGTTAATTTGTTTCTTGGTAGCTGATTCCATGTTTTTTATTGTCCCCTCTCCTTTTGAAGAAATTACTGAAAAATCGTCAGATTTTTTGAAGCAATTTGCGAAACACGAGGAAACGGGCATGACAGAGTTTAATCATGTTATAAGAGGTTGTTACCCTAAAAGGCAAACTATTTTAGTTATATTGTGTTATTGTGCCATTAGTACCATTTGACTGCCAACTGTGCAACAGTGGGGCTCCAATCAACAGGGGCCTTTGTATGTTTTCCATTGCAAATAGCACTGAGGATAGGAGGGAGAGAGGCTCTTAGTGGTACAAttttttcagtgattaaaaataCTTGAGATCCATTTCAGTGataagaaatgtgtcttaatgAGACAATTAGTCAAACCATAAAGGCTGCACAGCAATTTAGCTGGAGTTACTACTGGAataatttgctgctgctgctttcttcctcctGATTTGACTTCTTCACAATAGCCTGGATGAAAGTCACTGTAGAGAGGATCTGCAGGCTAGTTCAGTCATTCTCCAATGGCCATGATTATCTGGGGGGCAGATAATCCCCCTAAAAATAAGGGAGACTTCGAGAGAAGTGTAGTTacttaatatataaaaaaatattaaatgtctTTGTCCAAGTGGCTACTACAGCGCCTTCAAATATCTGGCTGCCTGCTAGTGCCATGGCAACTAATTGCAGGTAACATTTAGGGGATGGGTACAGAACTGAATGGGCTACttcaaatttgtatttatttttcctttttgtaacaaaaacacagcaacaggATCTCACAGCTCTTATGCCTTTTAGCCAGCCTTTTTCAAAATGTCTGACGGAGCTAATATTTTACTTTACTGGATGGAAGTAGCCTGTCATAttaaaaaggttttatttgtCTCTGATGTTTGATGATTTGGTCATAATATTACTCCAGAACAAAATCAGAGAAGTTGTTCTCAACCCATACTTGCCTTGAAGTCTCCTGCTTCTCTTTCAGAACTGAAGCCTTTTGTTCCTCAAAGCTTATATTTATTCCAGACTTAACACCTCCCTAAAAAGCTTCTCTCATTCTGACTTAAATATTCTCAGGTTGATCTTACATGGACCCTGAACAcaataaaactttaaaactttttttttttaataaatcgaTCACACTGGTGAGTTGTTTTGCTTGGAGCATTTGCATTGATGTTCATGTCATTCAATGCTCAAGATGTCTGGGGAGCTTAGTCTCTTATCTTTTGGAGTAAATCCTGCTCTAGAATTAACATTATTTAAACTAACTCAGTCTAATTAATTTGCATCTACCTAAGAGGCCAATAAACAATTTACTGccagagggagagggagcagcAATCCATTGCGCAGTTCCGGTTGGGGGCATTAGGGGCGGGAACAGACCCTAGCTCTGGAAGCTGCTGCCATGAGGGGCTCTGCGCACAGCTCCTGCGGCAGCGGTGAAGTGGTTGCTGCTGCGGCACCGCACGCGCCTCTGCTGGAGAGGGAGGTCCCTCTGGAGGTGCCCTGCTGGCACATGCAGTACTTGGGgcggttgtttgtttgtttaagaacCTCTCTGAGCTGCAGGTTACAGCTGGAGGCTGGAGTTAGGTTATGGTGGATGGGGGTTTGCTCAGTGGCTGTTTCGGGGCAGAATCCTGGTGAGGTGCGCACTTGGTGCTGCCCGTGCAGCGCAGAGCGAGAGCGGGGCGAACGGCTAAACCCAACCTTTTGTCTCTGCGAGTGCCTGCTGCAGAACGGTCCTTTATCTGTGTCGCAGTTAATTTTATTCATCTTCTCAGCATGGTTTAGTCTGAATGTTTTcaatttctgttcttgttttatcagagttgcagaaagcaaaaatgtttcaGTCTTCTGACTGAACAACTGACAACACTGTTTTATATCGATACTGCAGTAAATGTGGTTCGTTTGTAACTGAAGCTATGTCTCTGCAGGTTACAGCTGATAGGCGATATTGTGAGTGGCAGGATTTGTTCATCTTTGGCTTTATAAGAGTCAGCttgtctctcctgctgccacgTTAGAAACTATAGCTGTGCAGCCCAACACTCCCTTAACCAGTCAGTTAATGCTGAGTTTCTTTGTTCGCAGCACTACATTAGGATGCAAAGACTACCTCCCTCTTTAGCTATGGCCCAAACTGAGAACTGTTCAGAGTACCAGCATTCTGGCATGTTTTTCTGCAATCTGCTGAATTTATGTGGGCCAAAAGTATCTTTAAAATGAAGCAGAGGTTGAGATTATATGTTGATAAATCAGGAGTTAAAAAAAGAACTCTCATACACTAgttatcaaaaacaaaaacagactgaaaaaagcaGTGTTATTTTCAGATACCTGGTGGAGAACCAGTGATGGTGACATCCCATCAGCTTTAGCCCTGTCCTTGTAAGTATGCCAAATTCCCTCTCTGTGTACCCTTGTGCTGTGTCTAATGTCCCAAGAATACTCTGTGGGACATTTCTGGCCAACAGAAGAGCAGAACTGGCCGATCTTTTGTATGACTAAGAGTAGGGATTTCTAGTCTTAGATTGGAGATAGATAAAAtctctctgaaaataattttttctcagGAAAGCATTAAAAGTCAGAGATAATCCAGCATCTCTTTATTACACTTCCATATAGTCAAATGTTTGGGTTGATTTTCAGTTGTGAATGACTTTTGAAATGGTGTCTTTAACGCAGGAAACTTTCTAAAAGTTGAAAGAATGCAAGATATTCAAGAGTttgattctttttattaaaatcaaattatTAGAACCACATGCGACTCAGTTCTACACGAATCTGTAATATTCAGGTTGGTAACATATGACCGGTTCTGGAAAAGGTAGTATATTGGTACTTAGCTGACACATGGATACAACAGATAAGATTATCCAGAGGCTTACTAAGAGACATAGACATGTGAAGAACCACTGTATCCTGACATTTCTAGTATGTTTGTAATGTAAGTAAATTGCCTGACAAAACACCAGGGTAAAAGAGAACGTGTCCCTGTAAATCAGTAAGCATTCAGCACTGCTCTTCTGGCTTCTTCACAAAGTGGATCCAACTTGCCATCACCTcctaaaggagaaaaagacaacTTATACGCAAGTATATTTAATCTTATTTTGCATTAGTACTCATTATTGTAGCATCCATATTCCTTTGCATTCTCCCTCATGGTACTTTGACCCCGACTGGCTTTTTAGCCAATTTTCCAATTTAGCCAATTTAGCCTTTTTAGCTGCATAATCTGAGATTGATTCAGCTTTCACTTGGATTGGAAGCAGAGCAAGAAGTGGATGCAGCACTGCAGGTGATTCAAtagacagagaaagagaacacacatgcacacgcacgcTAGCATACACTGTCTAGCATACATCTTGAGCTGTGACAAAATACAGCTTTGTATTTTGTTGGCAGAAATTTCCAAAGCGAGAACAAATGGAACCTCCCGGTTGCTGTCCTGCCTGGCTTCTTTGCAAGAAGGTGAAACCAATCAAGCTGTGCTGCTGGAAATGCCTTTATAGTCGGTCAGTTTTCTGCTTTCCCTCCACAAGTCCTCCTTCCCCAGGCCTAAAGAGGCTCTTGAACAGTGCGGAGGGGAGAAGCAGTGGCTGTCAGCCCTTTGGCTGCCAGTAGCACAGGAGATGAGAAAACTCGAGCCCTCAAGCTCCTTGTCCCTCCTGCAGcaaaaatttcaattaaaaaattgcTGTCAGTGAAGCACCAAAATGAGAGGGCTGATAAAACAAAGAAGCTAAGGCCCAGGCATAGAAAGATATTTGTTATGTTGAATGGAGAAGAATGCCCTAATACTTCTGTGGGCTGAAACAAAGTGGCTTGCTTGTGATTGTATGCTGGTGCATGGGGGAAGGCGCCGAGTAGTGGTGTCCCAAGTTCCAAGCACTGCCTCGTGCACTTCAAAATGCCTCAGATATAAAGTATCACAGAACTGTAAAGCGACAATGTTGACAGAAGTCAGACTGTTTATGCCTTAGGAAGCATTCATTTCAAAATCTAAGTGTTTTCAGTGAGAGACTGCTCTGATTAAACCTTTGTACTTACCAAAGTCCAGGTCATTGATGTTGCAATGAAATACGGTCTCCCCATTTACTATGAGTTCCACAGTATTCCAGTCTGGTATCTCTTCTAGAGTAAGTTCATGTCCATCTGCTTCCAAgacagctgcagaagagcagagaagcagTGAGCAGTACTGTCACTTGCTTGGTTTGCTGTGAACTCATCACAGTTTTAGAGCTTATGAGACCACGCAGCAAATAACAGTGTTAGCATAGTTAAGTGCTGTACAAAACTCCCTACAAATTCTATCAGCTCTAATTTCTGACTTCACTATTATTACATTAATGGATCTCCTTTGAATGAAGCCTCCACCCTCTGTCATTTCTAGTTCTAGCAGTTTCATAAAAGGCAAGAAATTCATTATGCACTTGTATTTGCTATTAACTGGCACAGCAGCTGTAAGACACACAATGTATTTATTATAAGTACCAAGGAATAAAACTAAATTCAAAAGAAATCTCCCATAAATGTTAAGATGGTGCTATAAAACAGCTGGAACACTAAGAAAATAACCTTGATAACCCAATTGTTCATTGATGCATAATTCATTTTACTTCTCCTTAAAGAATAATTCCTCAGTACAGTTAAAGGCTTGAGGTTTTATGAAGCTTTCTAAGAATTAAACCAAAAGGGATAGAATCCTCTCTGAATCTACGTATCTGTTTAGATACATTAGACATGTTTTGGGTTTCTTACAGTACATTGTATAGTGTTGCTGTAAATTAATCAGAACTGGGGAAGTAGAACAACTGGCTGATAATGCAGC
This window contains:
- the C6H10orf53 gene encoding UPF0728 protein C10orf53 homolog, encoding MPRRAQVTVWHGPARGRGGAPRQGSCRLQGLRAVLEADGHELTLEEIPDWNTVELIVNGETVFHCNINDLDFGGDGKLDPLCEEARRAVLNAY